The Methanobacterium formicicum DSM 3637 nucleotide sequence ATTCCTTTTTTAAGACTTATTTCAACTTGTGCATGGTATTTCATAGACATCACCAGTGATTAAATTAATCAATAATCTTCAAATATTCAACCAACAATCCTCTATAATCAATTAAATAAATTCTATCTAACTTTATTCCAATTATCCGAACTTATAATCTCGTTTAATTAAAAATCCAGGTTCCATTTCTTCTTATCCTCATCATCCAGGATTATATTGGCAACTTTCTGGTAGGCCTCAATAACTCCAGATTCCCCTTTCCGGAAGAGATCCTTGTCCAGAATATCACAGGTTTCAATATCCCAGAACCGGCAGGTGTCAGGGCTGATTTCATCCCCCAGGACAATGTTCCCATCTATGTCGCGACCAAATTCGATTTTAAAGTCAGGGAAAAGTAGTCCTCTGCTTTCTAAGAAGCTTTTCAGAACTTCATTGATCTTGAGGGTTATTTTTCGTATTGTTTCCAGGTCTTCGCTACTGGCCAGATCAAGGGCCAGGATAATGTCATCGTTGAGCATGGGGTCGTGATATTCATCATTTTTGTAATCCATCTGGATAATAGGGGGATTAAATGTCTGCCCATCCTGGAATGGGAATCTTCGAAGCAGACTTCCTGCAGCTATATTTCGAGTAATTACTTCCAGTGGTATCATATCCAGTTTATGGGATATCATGTATCCTGGCTCGGGTAAATCAATGTACTGGGTTTTTATTCCAGCATCTTCCAGTAGTCTGAAAAGCTTAGCCGATATCAGGGAGTTGTAATAACCCTTTAAACTCA carries:
- the purC gene encoding phosphoribosylaminoimidazolesuccinocarboxamide synthase translates to MNLDTGNLLYRGKAKDVYQTNQPQQVLVKFRDDITAGDGEKKEIMSLKGYYNSLISAKLFRLLEDAGIKTQYIDLPEPGYMISHKLDMIPLEVITRNIAAGSLLRRFPFQDGQTFNPPIIQMDYKNDEYHDPMLNDDIILALDLASSEDLETIRKITLKINEVLKSFLESRGLLFPDFKIEFGRDIDGNIVLGDEISPDTCRFWDIETCDILDKDLFRKGESGVIEAYQKVANIILDDEDKKKWNLDF